A genomic window from Nodosilinea sp. FACHB-141 includes:
- a CDS encoding alpha-amylase family glycosyl hydrolase has translation MTNNIKPLLEKVYSSETAERLTTEIFALIKDTLCPSGREDLKKWNHNNVLLITYGDTICDGDRPPLSVLAEFLETHLYDTITGVHILPFFPYSSDDGFAIIDYLQVNPELGSWDDIKRIATNFNLMADLVINHISSRHEWFEQFKKNELPGRNYFITADPNEDLSQVVRPRSSPLLTPVETPTGEKHVWTTFSADQVDVNFENPDVLIEYVKIILAYVEAGARYIRLDAVGFLWKKHSTNCMHLSETHAIVRLFREILQLVDPGISLITETNVPNRENLSYFGNRNEAHMIYNFSLPPLLLNALMQGRADHLKTWMMSMPPAPIGCAYFNFTASHDGIGMRPAEGLLTGDEHEQLIAAMRNFGGKISMRSRPDGTESPYEINISLFDALKGTVKGEDQWQVERFLCSQTIMMALEGIPAFYIHSLLATHNYTEGVEETGHNRTINRYKWDLKTLETALADPTTSHAKVLAELKRLIKIRRQQTSFHPNATQYTLHPMNPALFAFWRQSLTRDQSIFSVHNLSDQPQDLQLSDLNLVSTDDWYDLISGHRFTDDRAIYKLAPYQSVWITNKPNSAHDDTMPTLL, from the coding sequence GTGACCAATAACATCAAGCCCCTGCTAGAAAAGGTGTATTCCTCGGAAACAGCCGAGCGGTTGACCACCGAAATCTTTGCTCTGATCAAAGACACCCTGTGCCCCTCAGGCCGCGAAGATCTTAAAAAGTGGAACCACAACAATGTTCTGCTAATTACCTACGGCGATACTATCTGCGATGGCGATCGCCCCCCTCTATCGGTGCTGGCCGAGTTTCTCGAAACCCACCTCTACGACACCATTACCGGCGTCCACATTTTGCCCTTCTTCCCCTACAGCTCCGACGATGGCTTTGCCATCATCGACTATCTTCAGGTCAACCCCGAGCTGGGCAGTTGGGACGACATCAAGCGGATTGCTACCAATTTCAACCTGATGGCCGACCTGGTGATCAATCACATCTCCAGTCGGCACGAATGGTTTGAGCAGTTTAAGAAGAACGAACTGCCCGGCCGCAACTATTTCATCACCGCTGACCCCAACGAAGACCTGTCTCAAGTGGTGCGACCCCGCAGTTCGCCACTGCTGACCCCGGTAGAAACCCCCACAGGGGAAAAGCACGTCTGGACTACCTTCAGTGCTGACCAAGTCGATGTCAACTTTGAGAACCCCGACGTGCTGATTGAGTACGTCAAAATTATCCTGGCCTATGTCGAGGCTGGGGCGCGCTACATTCGCCTCGATGCGGTGGGCTTCTTGTGGAAAAAGCACAGTACCAACTGCATGCACCTATCTGAGACCCACGCCATCGTGCGCCTGTTCCGCGAGATCTTGCAGCTGGTTGACCCCGGCATTTCGCTGATCACTGAGACCAACGTGCCCAACCGCGAGAACCTCAGCTACTTCGGCAACCGCAACGAAGCCCACATGATCTATAACTTCAGCCTGCCGCCGCTGCTGCTGAATGCGCTCATGCAGGGCCGCGCCGACCACCTCAAAACCTGGATGATGAGTATGCCGCCTGCCCCCATTGGCTGCGCCTACTTCAACTTCACCGCCTCCCATGACGGCATTGGCATGCGCCCCGCCGAAGGGCTGCTAACCGGCGACGAGCATGAGCAGCTAATTGCAGCCATGCGTAATTTTGGCGGCAAAATCAGCATGCGCAGCCGCCCCGACGGCACCGAGTCGCCCTACGAGATTAATATTTCATTATTCGATGCCCTCAAGGGCACCGTCAAAGGCGAAGATCAGTGGCAGGTAGAGCGGTTCCTCTGCTCCCAGACCATCATGATGGCGCTGGAGGGCATTCCCGCTTTCTACATCCATAGCCTGCTGGCCACCCACAACTACACCGAAGGCGTTGAAGAAACCGGCCACAACCGCACCATCAACCGCTACAAGTGGGATCTCAAGACGCTAGAAACCGCTCTGGCCGACCCCACTACCTCCCATGCCAAGGTGTTGGCAGAACTCAAGCGGCTAATCAAGATTCGTCGTCAGCAAACCTCGTTTCACCCTAACGCCACCCAGTACACGCTGCACCCGATGAACCCGGCTCTATTTGCCTTCTGGCGGCAAAGCTTAACCCGCGACCAAAGCATCTTCTCAGTGCACAATTTGAGCGACCAGCCTCAAGACCTACAGCTGAGTGATCTCAATCTAGTCAGCACCGACGACTGGTATGACCTAATCAGCGGACACCGGTTTACCGATGACCGCGCCATCTATAAACTGGCCCCTTACCAGTCGGTTTGGATTACCAACAAGCCCAACTCCGCCCACGACGACACCATGCCGACGCTGTTATAG
- a CDS encoding GerMN domain-containing protein, which yields MDLRSKLRRIPLGILAGLTTLVVASGGSVAWFTWRAINPTPPVAEFPNLSIDPEPIMTVPEVTTPAAPPKVEETIPKEPVSQPAPVEVTGEVYWLKDEGTGFALVPQPITVASDASPSEKVTAAFGDLLSKSGDPSQQAFTTIPEQTQLIEASVEADGIHVDLSSNFETGGGSAAMMGRLGQVIYTATAFDPAAPVWISVDGKPLTVLGGEGLEVSQPMTRSDFDEGFGL from the coding sequence ATGGATCTCAGAAGTAAGCTAAGGCGTATTCCCCTCGGCATTTTGGCCGGATTAACTACTTTGGTAGTGGCCTCTGGCGGGTCTGTGGCATGGTTTACTTGGCGGGCCATAAACCCTACCCCCCCAGTGGCAGAGTTTCCTAACCTCAGTATTGACCCCGAACCCATTATGACCGTGCCGGAGGTCACTACCCCGGCCGCGCCGCCCAAGGTCGAAGAAACCATTCCAAAAGAACCGGTTAGCCAGCCCGCTCCGGTAGAAGTTACTGGTGAGGTTTACTGGCTCAAGGATGAGGGCACAGGCTTTGCGCTGGTGCCTCAGCCCATTACTGTCGCGTCCGATGCCTCTCCCTCAGAGAAAGTCACCGCCGCATTTGGCGACCTGCTTTCCAAGTCGGGCGATCCGAGCCAGCAGGCATTCACTACAATTCCTGAACAGACTCAGCTGATCGAGGCTTCAGTGGAGGCAGACGGGATCCATGTCGATCTGTCGAGCAACTTTGAGACCGGCGGCGGCAGCGCAGCAATGATGGGTCGCCTCGGCCAGGTGATCTATACGGCCACTGCCTTTGACCCTGCCGCCCCAGTGTGGATTTCGGTGGATGGCAAGCCCCTGACGGTGCTGGGGGGCGAGGGCTTGGAGGTCAGTCAGCCCATGACCCGCAGCGACTTTGACGAGGGGTTTGGTCTATAG
- the mdh gene encoding malate dehydrogenase: MTAFSTPSACGSVGQVTVVGAGNVGSTLAQRLLERNLANVVLVDIVEGRPQGVALDLSQAAGCEGHNRTIVGTNDYHDTANSDIVVITAGLPRRPGMTRDDLTQVNGKIVIDTLRQALAVSPQASVIVVTNPLDVMTYLAWKASDLPPQRVMGMAGVLDSARFQTFIAWELGVPPQDVAAMVLGGHGDLMVPLPSYTTVNGIPVAELMPAPRLQALIDRTRNGGAEIVQLLKQGGAYYAPASSACVMVESMLFNQRRILPIAAHLTGQYGLDGLYLGVPCRLGREGIEEVLELSLTSAEQEALEQSAASVKEQIPLALALLDQ, translated from the coding sequence ATGACTGCCTTTTCTACCCCCTCTGCTTGCGGTTCGGTTGGCCAGGTTACTGTAGTGGGGGCGGGTAACGTGGGCAGCACCCTGGCCCAGCGCCTGTTAGAGCGCAACCTGGCCAACGTGGTGCTGGTCGATATCGTTGAGGGGCGCCCCCAAGGTGTCGCCCTCGACCTGTCCCAGGCGGCGGGCTGCGAAGGGCACAACCGCACCATTGTCGGCACCAACGATTACCACGACACCGCCAACTCAGACATTGTGGTGATTACTGCGGGGCTGCCCCGCCGCCCCGGCATGACCCGCGACGACCTCACCCAGGTCAACGGCAAGATTGTGATCGACACCCTGCGCCAGGCCCTAGCCGTATCACCCCAGGCCAGCGTGATTGTGGTCACCAACCCGCTCGATGTCATGACCTACCTGGCTTGGAAAGCCAGCGATCTCCCCCCTCAGCGAGTGATGGGCATGGCTGGAGTACTCGACTCGGCCCGATTTCAAACCTTTATTGCTTGGGAGCTGGGCGTGCCCCCGCAGGATGTGGCGGCCATGGTGCTGGGAGGCCATGGCGACCTCATGGTGCCTCTACCCAGCTACACTACCGTCAACGGCATTCCGGTAGCCGAGCTGATGCCTGCTCCCCGGCTGCAAGCGCTGATTGATCGCACCCGCAACGGCGGTGCCGAAATTGTACAGTTGCTCAAGCAGGGAGGTGCTTACTACGCTCCGGCCTCCTCGGCTTGCGTCATGGTGGAGTCAATGCTGTTCAACCAGCGGCGCATCTTGCCCATAGCTGCCCACCTAACGGGCCAGTATGGCTTGGATGGTCTCTATCTGGGAGTGCCCTGCCGCTTGGGTCGAGAGGGCATTGAAGAAGTCCTGGAACTGTCGCTTACCTCGGCCGAGCAGGAAGCCCTCGAACAATCGGCGGCCTCGGTAAAGGAGCAGATACCGCTGGCCCTAGCACTGTTAGATCAGTAA
- a CDS encoding EAL domain-containing protein, translating into MEPAPEDGDSINLAADMAIAPNCNIRLFAESETIFTEGSAADKAYIIESGYVEIFVGSGHDSIQLNVLGPGDIFGEMGIIDASPRSASAKALSPCRCIVVSAAQIAERIESSSPMVRLFISMSLHRNRAYNTYIKALSNPHIGLPSPAITEKAYARSQQHQQILDDIKLESDLQNAVRNDELSLVYQPLLNLTTGAIVGFEALLRWQCPQRGSVTPQRFITLAEETSLILPMGDWILDHSCADLCRFQRHLEGRDQSRADFFISINISVRQFQQPDFFERLIACTQRHGVDAQQIKLEVTERIFLNEAEAINSIGKCRAAGFEVSLDDFGTGYSSLNYLERCEIDCLKIDQSFIQKLCSSDRAKILVGSIIDIARQLGLPTVAEGIETPAQMAALKSMGCDIGQGFLFSRPLPLNEALALLDQ; encoded by the coding sequence ATGGAACCTGCCCCCGAAGACGGCGATAGCATTAATCTGGCGGCCGATATGGCGATCGCCCCTAACTGCAATATTCGACTATTTGCAGAGAGCGAAACGATTTTTACCGAGGGCAGCGCTGCTGATAAAGCCTATATTATTGAGTCGGGCTACGTCGAGATTTTTGTGGGTTCTGGCCACGATTCAATCCAGCTCAATGTGCTGGGGCCAGGGGATATTTTTGGAGAAATGGGTATTATTGATGCCTCGCCCCGCTCGGCCTCGGCTAAAGCCCTTAGCCCCTGCCGCTGCATTGTGGTATCAGCGGCTCAGATCGCTGAGCGCATCGAGTCGTCGTCGCCGATGGTGCGGCTGTTTATCTCTATGTCGCTGCACCGCAACCGAGCCTACAACACTTATATCAAGGCTCTATCAAACCCTCACATTGGTCTGCCCAGCCCCGCCATAACTGAGAAAGCCTACGCAAGAAGTCAGCAACACCAGCAAATTTTAGACGATATTAAACTAGAGTCTGACCTACAAAATGCCGTCCGTAACGATGAGCTATCGCTGGTCTATCAGCCTCTTTTAAACCTAACCACAGGTGCCATTGTGGGCTTTGAAGCGCTGCTGCGGTGGCAATGCCCCCAGCGTGGCTCTGTGACTCCCCAGCGGTTTATTACCCTGGCTGAAGAAACCTCGCTAATTTTGCCCATGGGTGACTGGATTTTGGATCACTCCTGTGCCGATCTGTGCCGTTTTCAGAGGCACTTAGAAGGCCGCGATCAGAGCCGCGCTGACTTTTTTATTAGCATCAACATTTCGGTGCGTCAGTTCCAGCAGCCCGATTTTTTTGAGCGGTTAATTGCCTGTACCCAGCGCCATGGTGTTGATGCCCAGCAAATTAAGCTAGAGGTAACGGAGCGGATCTTCTTGAATGAGGCTGAGGCGATTAACTCCATCGGCAAGTGCCGCGCCGCCGGATTTGAGGTTTCCCTTGACGACTTTGGCACCGGCTACTCTAGTCTCAACTATCTAGAGCGCTGCGAAATCGACTGTTTGAAAATTGATCAGTCGTTCATTCAAAAGTTGTGCAGCAGCGATCGCGCCAAAATTTTAGTCGGCTCGATTATCGATATTGCCCGCCAACTGGGTCTGCCCACCGTGGCTGAAGGCATTGAAACCCCTGCCCAGATGGCCGCCCTAAAATCGATGGGCTGTGACATTGGCCAGGGCTTTCTATTCAGCCGTCCCTTGCCGCTAAATGAGGCCCTGGCTCTGCTAGATCAGTAA
- a CDS encoding DUF2993 domain-containing protein translates to MELITIILSALLGVAGSGGVVVDTLAEAALRNQLAEAETLQVRIDNVPNYQLASGRIEHTWIAARGVETRQIPGLRIDSIDIETDAVDVDLGRLQQGALVLDEPAQTALRLRLNDDDLNAFLQSPLAQGWLDTLEFTLPGAAGQRERNRYGLANPSLEFLEGDRFRVVVDLQDQVTQENIAIEVELGLTILNGHRFALVDPTITVDGEDTPPQLLEAFVQGAQERLTLRRLEALGVVARVIDLNVRDNELDVAIFAKIEPTSPLLIRQPAQEAVPTPP, encoded by the coding sequence ATGGAACTGATCACCATTATTCTCTCGGCCCTGCTGGGGGTGGCGGGTAGCGGCGGCGTGGTGGTCGACACCCTGGCCGAGGCCGCCCTGCGCAACCAGCTTGCCGAGGCCGAGACGTTGCAGGTGCGCATCGACAATGTGCCTAACTATCAGCTGGCCAGCGGCCGCATTGAGCACACTTGGATTGCCGCGCGAGGAGTCGAAACCCGGCAGATACCCGGCCTGCGCATCGACTCTATAGATATAGAAACCGACGCTGTAGATGTCGATCTTGGTCGTTTGCAGCAGGGGGCGCTGGTGCTCGACGAACCGGCCCAGACCGCCCTGCGCCTGCGTCTCAACGACGACGATCTAAATGCGTTTTTGCAGTCGCCCCTGGCACAGGGCTGGCTCGACACCCTAGAATTTACCCTGCCGGGAGCAGCAGGTCAGCGCGAGCGAAATCGCTACGGCCTCGCCAATCCGTCGCTGGAGTTTTTGGAGGGCGATCGCTTTCGCGTTGTGGTCGATCTGCAAGACCAGGTGACCCAGGAGAATATTGCGATCGAGGTCGAGCTAGGACTGACCATCCTCAACGGCCATCGGTTTGCCCTGGTTGACCCTACCATTACTGTCGACGGTGAAGACACCCCACCCCAGCTGCTCGAAGCGTTTGTGCAAGGTGCTCAAGAGCGCCTTACCCTGCGGCGATTAGAGGCGTTGGGCGTGGTAGCCCGCGTGATCGACCTTAACGTCCGAGACAATGAGCTAGATGTTGCCATCTTTGCCAAAATAGAGCCAACCTCTCCGCTCTTGATTCGGCAGCCAGCTCAAGAAGCTGTCCCCACCCCACCCTAG
- a CDS encoding proline--tRNA ligase produces the protein MRLSQMLFVTLREDPAEAEIPSHKLLLRAGYMRRVASGVYAYLPLLWRVLNKISDIVRDEMNITGAQECLLPQLQPAELWRESGRWDTYTKAEGIMFSLIDRRQQEVGLGPTHEEVITAIARDMVRSYRQLPLHLYQIQTKFRDEIRPRFGLMRGREFIMKDGYSFHTSESSLKETYQEMYQAYSNILRRCGLEFRAVDADSGAIGGSGSTEFMVLAEAGEDEVLYTEDGKYAANVEKAVSRPVDSVPSTFTKFEKLETPNTPTIESLAKFLKCSPTQIVKNVLYQAVFDNGRVVLVLVSLRGDQDVNDVKLTNELTKLAADYGGAAVISLGVPDEDAQRQWAAKPLPLGYMAPDLGDDYINGGKEVEPKFLRLADRTATDLKNFVTGSNEAGYHVVGGNWGKEFTLPKQVVDVRKAAAGDRALHDPSQTLQTARGIEIGHIFQLGTKYSQALGATFTDENGAELPLVMGCYGVGVSRLAQAAVEQSYDKNGIVWPVAIAPYQAIVVIPNMGDDLQVEAAKAIYKELLSVGVEALLDDRDERAGVKFKDADLIGIPYRIVTGRALGDGKVEVVDRATGIVQEVALAEVVALIKGWIVDELLASR, from the coding sequence ATGCGTCTATCCCAAATGCTGTTTGTCACCCTACGAGAAGATCCGGCAGAGGCCGAGATTCCTAGCCACAAACTGCTGCTGCGGGCGGGGTACATGCGTCGTGTTGCCAGCGGGGTTTACGCCTACCTGCCCCTGCTGTGGCGAGTGCTCAACAAGATCTCAGATATTGTGCGCGACGAGATGAATATTACAGGGGCGCAGGAGTGCCTACTGCCGCAGCTGCAACCGGCTGAGCTGTGGCGCGAGTCGGGCCGGTGGGATACCTACACCAAGGCTGAGGGCATTATGTTCTCGCTGATCGATCGCCGCCAGCAGGAGGTTGGCCTTGGCCCCACCCACGAGGAGGTAATCACCGCTATCGCTCGCGACATGGTGCGGTCCTACCGGCAGTTGCCCCTGCACCTCTACCAGATTCAAACCAAGTTTCGCGATGAGATTCGGCCTCGCTTTGGCCTCATGCGCGGGCGCGAATTCATCATGAAAGACGGCTACTCGTTTCACACCAGCGAGAGCAGTCTGAAGGAAACCTACCAGGAGATGTACCAGGCCTACAGCAACATTCTGCGCCGCTGCGGGCTGGAGTTTCGAGCGGTGGATGCGGACTCTGGGGCGATCGGCGGGTCGGGCTCCACTGAGTTTATGGTGCTGGCCGAGGCGGGCGAAGACGAGGTGCTCTATACCGAAGACGGTAAGTACGCCGCCAACGTGGAGAAGGCCGTGTCGCGCCCAGTAGATTCGGTGCCCTCTACCTTTACTAAGTTTGAGAAGCTGGAAACCCCAAACACGCCCACGATTGAATCTCTGGCAAAGTTTCTCAAGTGCTCACCCACCCAGATCGTCAAGAACGTGCTGTATCAGGCGGTGTTCGACAACGGCCGGGTGGTGCTGGTGCTGGTCAGCCTGCGCGGCGACCAGGATGTCAACGACGTGAAGCTCACTAACGAACTCACTAAGCTGGCCGCCGACTACGGCGGTGCCGCCGTGATCTCCCTAGGAGTGCCCGACGAAGACGCCCAGCGCCAGTGGGCCGCCAAACCTCTGCCCCTGGGCTACATGGCTCCCGACCTGGGCGATGACTATATTAACGGCGGCAAAGAGGTGGAGCCCAAGTTTCTGCGCCTGGCCGATCGCACCGCCACCGACCTGAAAAACTTCGTCACCGGCTCAAACGAGGCGGGCTATCACGTGGTGGGCGGCAACTGGGGCAAGGAATTCACCCTGCCCAAACAAGTGGTGGATGTGCGCAAGGCGGCGGCGGGCGATCGTGCCCTGCATGACCCCAGCCAAACCCTGCAAACCGCGCGGGGCATTGAGATTGGCCACATCTTCCAGCTGGGCACTAAATACTCCCAGGCGCTAGGGGCCACCTTCACCGACGAAAACGGGGCCGAGCTGCCCCTGGTGATGGGCTGCTATGGGGTTGGTGTGTCGCGTCTGGCCCAGGCGGCGGTGGAGCAGTCCTACGATAAAAACGGCATTGTCTGGCCGGTGGCGATCGCGCCCTACCAGGCGATCGTGGTGATTCCCAACATGGGCGACGATTTGCAGGTCGAAGCCGCCAAGGCGATCTACAAAGAGCTGCTGTCAGTGGGAGTCGAGGCCCTGCTCGACGATCGCGACGAGCGGGCTGGGGTCAAATTTAAAGATGCCGATCTAATTGGCATTCCCTACCGTATTGTTACCGGCCGGGCCTTGGGGGATGGCAAAGTGGAGGTAGTCGATCGGGCCACAGGCATTGTGCAGGAGGTGGCCCTGGCCGAGGTCGTTGCCCTGATCAAGGGCTGGATTGTCGACGAACTGCTGGCCAGCCGCTAG
- the cobS gene encoding adenosylcobinamide-GDP ribazoletransferase yields the protein MTPLPPARPGETTPRPGWFSRLGGSILFYTKLPLLPGWQPRFEGIAPLAPVVGLGLGLSLVAVDFALAQLGMPTLTRSALVIGLGVWLTGGLHLDGAMDTADGLAVMDPQRRLAVMADSHSGAFGVMAAIAILGLKTLALAELASGRGWVLVAAMVWGRWGQVVAIARYPYLRAEGKGALHREHLRSPQDWLLGLALALGIHGLWLWRQPNQILLIGISLVGGLVASFLIGAWLNHRLGGHTGDTYGATVEWTETLLLCLATLA from the coding sequence GTGACTCCATTGCCCCCCGCGCGGCCCGGTGAGACCACCCCTCGTCCCGGCTGGTTTTCCCGTTTGGGAGGATCCATTTTGTTCTACACAAAGCTGCCGTTGCTTCCAGGTTGGCAACCCCGCTTTGAGGGCATTGCCCCGCTGGCTCCGGTGGTGGGCCTGGGCCTAGGCCTTAGTTTGGTCGCGGTCGATTTTGCCCTGGCTCAGCTGGGTATGCCGACGCTAACCCGCAGTGCCCTGGTAATTGGTTTGGGGGTGTGGCTAACTGGTGGACTGCATCTCGATGGCGCCATGGATACTGCCGATGGCCTGGCGGTGATGGACCCTCAGCGGCGGCTGGCGGTGATGGCCGACAGCCATAGCGGAGCCTTTGGGGTGATGGCGGCGATCGCCATTCTCGGCCTCAAAACCCTAGCTCTGGCTGAGCTGGCCTCTGGACGCGGTTGGGTACTGGTGGCGGCAATGGTGTGGGGTCGCTGGGGCCAGGTAGTAGCGATCGCTCGCTACCCCTACCTGCGTGCTGAGGGGAAAGGGGCGCTGCATCGGGAGCATTTGCGATCGCCCCAGGACTGGCTGTTAGGGCTGGCGCTGGCTCTAGGAATACATGGTCTTTGGCTCTGGAGACAGCCCAATCAAATTTTGCTCATCGGTATCAGCCTGGTGGGGGGATTGGTTGCCTCTTTTCTCATAGGAGCCTGGCTGAATCATCGCCTGGGAGGGCACACTGGCGACACCTACGGAGCCACAGTGGAATGGACCGAAACCCTGCTGCTGTGCCTAGCTACCCTGGCATAG
- a CDS encoding host attachment protein: protein MTRFLVAVVDGAKAKFLTLEPVAVPELESGPDLIERCQLLNSAAEIPNQDLGANSKASRNRGSGSRGHSYGDRRDNYLVEFERRFAQAIGAQMEALINAYDLNTLVLVAEPQILGTLRNCLTGMSGRLQVQELAKDLCKMKPQQLQDYLAQKGVLPTRQVALATGRSRYSNS from the coding sequence ATGACTCGCTTCCTTGTAGCCGTAGTAGATGGTGCCAAAGCTAAGTTTTTGACCCTTGAGCCCGTGGCAGTGCCAGAGTTAGAATCTGGCCCCGATTTGATCGAACGTTGCCAACTGCTAAATTCAGCAGCAGAAATTCCCAATCAAGACCTGGGAGCTAATAGTAAAGCTAGTCGCAATCGGGGCAGCGGCAGCCGGGGCCACAGCTACGGCGATCGCCGGGACAACTACCTAGTCGAGTTTGAGCGCCGTTTTGCCCAGGCCATCGGGGCGCAGATGGAAGCGTTGATTAATGCTTATGATCTCAACACTCTGGTGCTAGTGGCCGAGCCACAAATTTTAGGCACATTGCGCAACTGTTTAACGGGAATGAGCGGTCGATTGCAGGTGCAAGAATTGGCCAAGGACCTGTGCAAAATGAAACCCCAACAGTTGCAAGATTACCTGGCCCAAAAGGGGGTGTTGCCAACTCGGCAGGTGGCACTGGCAACGGGGCGATCGCGCTACAGCAACAGCTAG
- a CDS encoding PhoH family protein — protein MKKVFVLDTNVLLHDPMAMFRFEDNDVVLPITIIEELDRFKKGTADTGRNARYVSRTLDELRQQGSLVQGIPLEKGGTLKVALCHRDTLRQLPAELEGDQGDNAILAVAMEYKHHHDMPVVLVSKDTNLRIKANAVGLVAEDYETDKIDYDDLYTGTLEVMTSAEAMSQLFGSGHLKLDVPLHPNQAMTLVDESNPNHTALAMVQGSSGKLVPLSKLPHAGVSRVLPRNREQRFAFELLLQDSISMVTLVGKAGTGKTLLAIAAGVQKVADERLYSRLLIARPIVPLGRDIGYLPGDMREKLNPWMQPLYDNFDLIFGTQDMRGRPEHWRRGHEEMIDQGLLQIEALTYIRGRSIPKQFLIVDEAQNLTPHEVKTILTRAGEGTKIVLTGDPDQIDNPYVDASSNGLTYVVERFKDEALAGHITLNKGERSGLAERAAMLL, from the coding sequence ATGAAAAAAGTTTTCGTCCTCGACACCAACGTATTGCTTCACGATCCGATGGCAATGTTCAGGTTTGAGGACAACGATGTGGTGTTACCCATCACCATTATCGAAGAACTCGATCGCTTCAAAAAAGGCACCGCCGACACCGGCCGCAACGCCCGCTACGTGTCGCGCACTCTAGATGAACTGCGCCAGCAGGGCTCATTGGTGCAAGGCATTCCTTTAGAAAAGGGCGGCACCCTCAAAGTGGCTCTGTGCCACCGCGATACCCTACGACAGCTGCCCGCCGAGCTAGAGGGCGACCAGGGCGACAACGCTATTCTCGCCGTGGCGATGGAGTATAAGCACCACCACGATATGCCCGTGGTGCTGGTCAGCAAAGATACCAACTTGCGCATTAAAGCCAATGCCGTCGGGCTGGTGGCTGAAGACTACGAAACCGACAAGATTGACTACGACGACCTCTACACCGGCACCCTGGAGGTGATGACCTCTGCCGAGGCCATGAGCCAGTTGTTTGGCAGCGGTCACCTAAAGCTCGACGTGCCCCTCCACCCTAACCAGGCCATGACTCTGGTCGATGAATCAAATCCGAACCACACGGCACTAGCGATGGTGCAGGGCAGCAGCGGCAAGCTGGTGCCCCTCAGCAAACTACCCCACGCTGGGGTATCGCGGGTGCTGCCCCGCAACCGCGAGCAGCGGTTTGCCTTTGAGCTGCTGCTGCAAGACTCGATCTCAATGGTGACCCTGGTAGGCAAGGCGGGTACGGGGAAAACGCTGCTGGCGATCGCCGCCGGGGTGCAAAAAGTCGCCGATGAGCGCCTCTACTCGCGCCTGCTGATCGCTCGCCCCATCGTGCCCTTGGGCCGCGACATTGGCTACCTACCTGGCGACATGCGCGAAAAGCTCAACCCCTGGATGCAGCCCCTCTACGACAACTTCGACCTCATCTTTGGCACCCAGGATATGCGCGGTCGCCCCGAGCACTGGCGGCGCGGCCACGAAGAAATGATCGACCAGGGGCTATTGCAGATTGAGGCGCTGACCTACATTCGGGGGCGATCGATTCCCAAGCAGTTCTTGATTGTTGATGAAGCCCAAAACCTCACTCCCCACGAGGTCAAAACTATTCTGACCCGCGCTGGGGAAGGCACCAAAATCGTTCTGACCGGCGACCCCGACCAGATCGACAACCCCTATGTTGACGCCTCTAGCAACGGCCTAACCTACGTCGTCGAGCGGTTTAAGGATGAAGCCCTAGCTGGGCACATAACGCTCAATAAAGGGGAGCGATCGGGCCTGGCTGAGCGGGCCGCGATGCTGTTGTAG